From one Planococcus citri chromosome 3, ihPlaCitr1.1, whole genome shotgun sequence genomic stretch:
- the LOC135840431 gene encoding peptide methionine sulfoxide reductase-like: MASLLHDVDTPTKQATFAMACFWSPDCIFGVQKGVIRTRVGYSGGTAQNPTYRKLGDHTESIQIDYNPNAIEYKELLDIFWKNHDPTSKMKRQYTSLIFYHDEEQKQIAEKSFKEKENEAGQPLVTEILQASTFYDAEDYHQKYRLQQHPWLCKAVGLQSGTDFKRSHLAARLNGYVYGQGTLKGFNEEVENLGLNENVADFVRTLIIKNEGQGLTC, translated from the exons ATGGCTTCATTGTTACATGACGTTGATACACCAACCAAACAAGCTACGTTTGCTATGGCTTGTTTCTGGTCTCCGGATTGCATTTTTGGTGTTCAAAAAGGCGTTATTAGAACACGAGTAGGTTACAGCGGAGGCACAGCACAAAATCCAACGTATCGGAAACT AGGAGACCATACCGAGTCAATCCAGATCGATTACAATCCCAATGCAATTGAATACAAAGAATTACTCGATATTTTCTGGAAGAATCACGACCCAACTTCCAAGATGAAGAGACAA TACACatcgttgattttttatcaCGACGAAGAACAGAAACAAATTGCTGAGAAATCattcaaagaaaaagaaaatgaagcTGGCCAACCTCTGGTGACAGAAATCTTACAAGCCAGCACATTCTACGATGCTGAAGA CTATCATCAGAAATACAGATTGCAACAGCATCCTTGGCTTTGCAAGGCAGTAGGCTTGCAATCTGGAACTGATTTTAAACGATCTCATTTGGCTGCTAGATTGAATGGTTACGTTTATGGGCAAGGTACCCTTAAGGGCTTCAAcgaagaagttgaaaatctcGGTTTGAATGAAAATGTGGCTGATTTTGTTCGGACATTGATAATCAAGAACGAGGGACAAGGATTGACTTGTTAA